In a genomic window of Rhodovulum sp. P5:
- the gltA gene encoding citrate synthase gives MADGNKTATLTLGDKSIDLPVLTPSAGPEVVDIRKLYSGMGIFTHDPGFTSTSSCESSITFIDGDKGELLHRGYPIDQLAEKSHFLEVCYLLLYGELPTAAQLEDFENRVTRHTMVHEQMHRFFTGFRRDAHPMAVMVGVVGAMSAFYHDSTDIADPWQREVASIRLIAKMPTIAAMAYKYTIGQPFVYPRNDLDYASNFLRMCFAVPAEEYEVDPILTRAMDRIFTLHADHEQNASTSTVRLASSSGANPFACIAAGIACLWGPAHGGANQACLEMLREIGTVDRIPEYVAKAKDKNDPFRLMGFGHRVYKNFDPRAKVMKQSADEVLDLLGVENNETLQVAKELEKIALEDEYFVSKKLYPNVDFYSGIILDAMGFPTSMFTPIFALSRTVGWISQWKEMIADPGMKIGRPRQLYTGATMRDYVDVEDR, from the coding sequence ATGGCTGACGGCAACAAGACTGCAACGCTGACCCTGGGAGATAAATCCATAGACCTTCCGGTGCTGACACCCAGCGCCGGCCCCGAGGTCGTGGATATCCGGAAGCTCTACTCCGGCATGGGGATCTTCACCCACGATCCGGGCTTCACCTCGACATCGTCCTGCGAAAGCTCGATCACGTTCATCGACGGCGACAAGGGGGAACTCCTCCATCGCGGTTATCCCATCGACCAGCTGGCCGAGAAATCCCACTTTCTGGAGGTCTGCTATCTGCTGCTGTACGGCGAACTGCCGACCGCGGCGCAGCTTGAAGACTTCGAGAACCGCGTCACGCGCCACACCATGGTGCATGAACAGATGCACCGCTTCTTCACCGGGTTCCGGCGCGATGCCCACCCGATGGCGGTCATGGTCGGTGTGGTGGGCGCAATGTCGGCCTTCTACCACGACTCCACCGATATCGCCGATCCGTGGCAGCGCGAGGTCGCCTCGATCCGCCTGATCGCGAAGATGCCGACGATTGCGGCGATGGCCTATAAATACACCATCGGCCAGCCCTTCGTGTATCCGCGCAACGACCTCGACTATGCGTCGAACTTCCTGCGCATGTGCTTTGCGGTTCCGGCCGAGGAATACGAGGTCGACCCGATCCTCACCCGCGCGATGGACCGGATCTTCACGCTGCACGCGGACCACGAACAGAACGCCTCTACCTCTACCGTGCGTCTGGCCTCCTCTTCGGGCGCCAACCCGTTCGCCTGTATCGCCGCGGGCATTGCCTGTCTTTGGGGCCCGGCCCATGGCGGTGCGAACCAGGCCTGTCTGGAAATGCTGCGCGAGATCGGCACGGTCGACCGCATCCCCGAATACGTCGCCAAGGCGAAGGACAAGAACGACCCGTTCCGCCTGATGGGTTTTGGCCACCGGGTCTACAAGAACTTCGACCCGCGCGCGAAGGTGATGAAGCAGTCCGCCGACGAGGTGCTGGACCTGCTGGGGGTCGAGAACAACGAGACGCTTCAGGTCGCCAAGGAGCTGGAGAAGATCGCGCTGGAGGACGAGTATTTCGTTTCCAAGAAACTCTACCCCAATGTCGATTTCTATTCCGGCATCATCCTTGACGCGATGGGCTTCCCCACCTCGATGTTCACCCCGATCTTCGCGCTGTCGCGCACGGTGGGCTGGATTTCGCAGTGGAAGGAAATGATCGCCGATCCGGGGATGAAGATCGGCCGCCCGCGCCAGCTTTATACGGGCGCGACGATGCGCGACTACGTCGACGTCGAGGATCGTTGA
- the gltX gene encoding glutamate--tRNA ligase, with protein sequence MTHASDAPVVTRFAPSPTGFLHIGGARTALFNWLYARGRGGKFLLRIEDTDRARSTPEATEAILKGLTWLGLDWDGDAISQFARADRHAEVAQEMLANGHAYKCFATQDEIAAFREQAKAEGRSTLYQSSWREADPADHPDAPYVVRLKAPREGATVIEDQVQGNVTVQNAQLDDMVLLRSDGTPTYMLAVVVDDHDMGVTHVIRGDDHLNNAARQMQIYQAMGWDVPVWAHIPLIHGPDGKKLSKRHGALGVEEYQAMGYPAAAVRNYLARLGWSHGDDEFFTDAQALDWFGFDGIGKSPARFDFKKLENLSGQHIAAMDDAALLQELTEFLAATGQPDLTAAQKDGLERAVPMIKSSAKTFPQLIEKAHFVLATRPIVPDEKAAKALDDVSRGILAELTPQLQRASWSRDALEAAVSEVAEARDMKLGKLAGPLRAALAGRTVSPSVFDMMLVIGREETLARLTDAQG encoded by the coding sequence ATGACCCACGCGTCGGACGCCCCCGTGGTCACCCGTTTTGCCCCGTCGCCCACCGGCTTCCTGCATATTGGCGGGGCCCGCACGGCGCTTTTCAACTGGCTCTATGCCCGGGGCCGCGGCGGGAAATTCCTGCTGCGGATCGAGGATACCGACCGTGCGCGGTCGACCCCCGAAGCGACCGAGGCGATCCTGAAGGGCCTGACCTGGCTGGGCCTGGACTGGGACGGCGACGCGATCAGCCAGTTCGCCCGCGCCGACCGGCATGCGGAGGTCGCGCAGGAGATGCTGGCCAACGGCCACGCCTACAAGTGTTTCGCGACGCAGGACGAAATTGCCGCCTTCCGGGAACAGGCCAAGGCCGAGGGACGCTCCACCCTCTATCAAAGCTCGTGGCGAGAGGCCGATCCGGCGGACCATCCCGACGCGCCGTATGTTGTCCGCCTGAAAGCGCCCCGCGAGGGCGCCACGGTGATCGAGGATCAGGTGCAGGGCAATGTGACCGTTCAGAATGCGCAGCTTGACGACATGGTGTTGCTGCGGTCGGACGGAACGCCGACCTATATGCTGGCGGTGGTGGTGGATGACCACGACATGGGCGTGACCCATGTTATCCGCGGCGACGATCACCTGAACAACGCCGCGCGGCAGATGCAGATCTATCAGGCGATGGGCTGGGACGTGCCGGTCTGGGCGCATATCCCGCTGATCCACGGGCCGGACGGCAAGAAGCTGTCGAAACGCCACGGCGCGCTGGGGGTCGAGGAATACCAGGCCATGGGTTACCCGGCGGCGGCCGTGCGCAACTACCTTGCCCGGCTGGGCTGGTCCCACGGGGATGACGAGTTCTTCACCGATGCGCAGGCGCTGGACTGGTTCGGCTTTGACGGAATCGGCAAATCCCCTGCACGGTTCGATTTCAAGAAGCTCGAAAACCTGTCGGGCCAGCATATCGCCGCGATGGACGATGCTGCACTGCTGCAAGAACTGACCGAATTTCTGGCCGCAACCGGGCAACCCGACCTGACCGCTGCACAAAAAGATGGGCTTGAGCGCGCCGTGCCGATGATCAAGTCAAGCGCGAAGACATTCCCGCAACTTATTGAGAAGGCGCACTTCGTCTTGGCCACGCGTCCGATCGTGCCGGACGAAAAAGCGGCGAAGGCGCTGGATGATGTATCCCGTGGTATACTGGCTGAATTGACGCCGCAGTTGCAGCGTGCTAGCTGGTCCCGTGACGCGCTGGAAGCGGCGGTCAGTGAGGTTGCCGAAGCAAGGGACATGAAACTCGGCAAACTGGCAGGCCCCTTGCGCGCCGCACTGGCCGGGCGCACCGTATCGCCCAGCGTATTCGACATGATGCTCGTCATCGGCCGGGAGGAAACGCTCGCCCGCCTGACGGACGCCCAGGGCTGA
- a CDS encoding heme lyase CcmF/NrfE family subunit: MFIELGHFALALAFAISVMQAVIPLIGAHKGWSGWMAMAEPAAMTQFMLTAFSFAALTYAFVTSDFSLLVVVENSHTLKPMLYKVSGVWGNHEGSMLLWVLIVTLFGALAAWFGGGLPPTLRARVLAVQSSIAAAFFAFILFTSNPFERLAVAPFDGQDLNPLLQDPGLAFHPPFLYLGYVGLSICFSFAVAALIEGRVDAAWGRWVRPWTLAAWICLTIGIALGSWWAYYELGWGGFWFWDPVENASFMPWLIAAALLHSAIVVEKREALKSWTVLLAIVAFGFSLIGAFITRSGIITSVHAFATDPTRGVFLLIILAVFMGGALTLYAARASAMEAKGVFGVASRESALVFNNILLAVAAFVVFVGTIWPLVAEMAFARKLSVGAPFFNMAFTPFMVALGVLLPIGSILPWKRARMGRALLAVLPALGLALALGALAWAMQSGKSALGPVGMGLGTWLIAGAAVDLWTRAGRGAMGEKARRLTRLPRADWGKAVAHSGLGITMLGIATLMAWSQEDIRVAQIGERFEVGDYGFVLEKVERVEGPNYMSTTGTMSVWRGDRQIATLHPEKRMYPVAGMPTTEAAIDNGIFRDVYIAIGDPQQNGGWAVRTYIKPFANWIWAGAIIMALGGVLSLSDRRVRVAAGARKHAGSSAVPAE; this comes from the coding sequence ATGTTTATCGAACTCGGCCACTTCGCCCTCGCCCTCGCTTTCGCGATCTCCGTCATGCAGGCGGTGATCCCCCTGATCGGTGCCCACAAGGGCTGGAGCGGCTGGATGGCCATGGCCGAACCTGCCGCGATGACGCAGTTCATGCTGACGGCGTTCAGCTTCGCGGCGCTGACCTATGCTTTCGTGACGTCCGATTTCTCGCTGCTGGTGGTGGTCGAGAACTCTCACACGCTGAAACCGATGCTTTACAAGGTGTCGGGCGTCTGGGGGAACCATGAAGGCTCCATGCTGCTGTGGGTTCTGATCGTGACGCTGTTCGGTGCGCTGGCTGCGTGGTTCGGGGGCGGGTTGCCGCCGACGCTGCGCGCGCGGGTGCTGGCCGTGCAGTCCTCTATCGCGGCGGCGTTTTTCGCCTTTATCCTGTTCACCTCCAACCCGTTTGAGCGGCTGGCGGTGGCGCCCTTCGACGGGCAGGATCTGAACCCGCTGTTGCAGGATCCCGGTCTCGCCTTCCATCCGCCGTTTCTCTATCTCGGCTATGTGGGGCTTTCGATCTGCTTCTCCTTCGCCGTCGCCGCGCTGATCGAGGGGCGGGTGGATGCCGCCTGGGGGCGATGGGTCCGGCCGTGGACGCTGGCGGCATGGATCTGCCTGACCATCGGTATCGCGCTGGGGTCGTGGTGGGCCTATTACGAACTGGGCTGGGGCGGGTTCTGGTTCTGGGACCCGGTGGAAAACGCGTCCTTCATGCCGTGGCTGATCGCGGCGGCGCTCTTGCACTCGGCCATCGTGGTGGAAAAGCGCGAGGCGCTGAAAAGCTGGACGGTGCTTCTGGCCATCGTGGCCTTCGGGTTTTCGCTGATCGGGGCGTTCATCACCCGGTCGGGCATCATCACCTCTGTCCATGCCTTCGCGACCGATCCGACGCGGGGGGTATTCCTGCTGATCATCCTTGCCGTCTTCATGGGGGGCGCGCTGACGCTTTATGCCGCGCGGGCCAGCGCGATGGAGGCCAAGGGCGTCTTCGGCGTCGCAAGCCGCGAATCCGCGCTGGTGTTCAACAACATCCTGCTGGCGGTTGCGGCCTTCGTGGTGTTCGTCGGCACGATCTGGCCCTTGGTGGCAGAGATGGCCTTTGCACGCAAACTGTCGGTCGGCGCGCCGTTCTTCAACATGGCCTTCACGCCCTTCATGGTGGCGTTGGGTGTTCTGTTGCCCATCGGGTCGATCCTGCCGTGGAAACGGGCGCGGATGGGGCGGGCGCTGCTGGCCGTTCTGCCGGCGCTTGGGCTTGCGCTGGCTCTTGGCGCGCTGGCCTGGGCGATGCAGTCGGGCAAAAGCGCCCTTGGCCCGGTCGGCATGGGCCTTGGCACATGGCTGATCGCGGGGGCGGCGGTCGATCTGTGGACGCGCGCGGGCCGCGGGGCGATGGGTGAAAAGGCGCGTCGACTGACCCGCCTGCCGCGGGCGGACTGGGGCAAGGCAGTGGCCCATTCCGGCCTTGGCATCACCATGCTGGGTATCGCCACGCTGATGGCGTGGAGCCAGGAGGACATCCGCGTCGCCCAGATTGGTGAGCGGTTCGAGGTGGGCGACTACGGTTTCGTCCTGGAAAAGGTCGAGCGCGTGGAAGGCCCGAACTACATGTCGACGACCGGCACGATGTCGGTCTGGCGCGGCGACCGGCAGATCGCGACACTCCATCCCGAAAAGCGGATGTACCCGGTGGCGGGCATGCCCACGACCGAGGCGGCGATCGACAACGGCATCTTCCGTGATGTCTATATCGCGATCGGCGATCCGCAGCAGAACGGCGGCTGGGCGGTCCGGACCTATATCAAACCCTTCGCCAACTGGATCTGGGCGGGTGCGATCATCATGGCCCTTGGCGGGGTTCTCAGCCTGTCGGACCGGCGGGTGCGGGTGGCCGCGGGCGCCCGGAAACATGCCGGTTCCTCGGCCGTGCCTGCGGAGTGA
- a CDS encoding enoyl-CoA hydratase-related protein, whose translation MVYKVIDYTVADDIATVTLNRPEVMNALDTQMRAEIRDAVRHAAEEARVMVLTGAGRAFCSGQDLGDKANIGNIDLERTLRDEYEPMLRAIFDCPIPTIAAVNGPAAGAGANLALACDVVIASEAAMFLQAFTRIGLIPDAGGTYWLPRQMGFARAMAAALFAEPIPARQAADWGMIWEAVPEDGFTAHWQARATQLATGPTVAYQHVKRAIRSSFDNDLEAQLSLEAELQGACGATRDFKEGVVAFLEKRKAQYEGR comes from the coding sequence ATGGTCTACAAGGTCATCGACTATACCGTTGCCGACGACATCGCCACGGTGACGCTGAACCGTCCCGAGGTCATGAACGCCCTCGACACCCAGATGCGGGCGGAGATCCGCGACGCCGTGCGCCACGCCGCAGAGGAAGCCCGGGTCATGGTGCTGACCGGGGCGGGGCGGGCCTTCTGTTCCGGGCAGGATCTGGGCGACAAGGCGAATATCGGCAATATCGATCTCGAACGGACGCTGCGGGATGAATATGAACCGATGCTGCGGGCGATCTTTGATTGCCCCATTCCGACGATTGCGGCGGTGAACGGCCCGGCGGCGGGGGCGGGCGCCAATCTTGCGCTGGCCTGCGACGTGGTGATCGCGTCAGAAGCCGCGATGTTCCTGCAAGCCTTCACCCGGATCGGGCTGATCCCCGATGCGGGCGGCACCTATTGGCTGCCGCGGCAGATGGGGTTTGCCCGGGCGATGGCGGCCGCCCTGTTTGCCGAACCGATCCCCGCGCGGCAGGCCGCCGACTGGGGCATGATCTGGGAGGCGGTGCCGGAGGACGGTTTTACGGCCCACTGGCAGGCCCGCGCCACGCAACTGGCCACCGGGCCGACCGTGGCCTATCAGCATGTCAAACGGGCGATCCGGTCGTCCTTCGACAACGATCTGGAGGCGCAGCTTTCGCTTGAGGCCGAATTGCAGGGTGCCTGCGGGGCGACCCGGGATTTCAAGGAAGGGGTCGTTGCCTTCCTTGAAAAGCGCAAGGCACAGTACGAGGGGCGTTGA
- a CDS encoding exopolysaccharide biosynthesis protein: protein MTRHKDDWIISSLLEDLQNLALSKADVSISDLIDTVGSRGFGPLLMVLSAFLILPIGMVPGIPAVVAVFMILIGGRMMTGNDRLWLPERVGRVSFSGHMLAVSVARAEPTVLWMRPFVAPRLAFLIDSAVAHRILALILMATGVMVLVAGFIPGLPFALSFHVLLLGLALSTRDGFVALSGYGILIGEALVIWRIFL, encoded by the coding sequence ATGACGCGGCACAAAGACGACTGGATCATCTCAAGCTTGCTGGAGGATCTCCAGAACCTCGCGCTGTCGAAGGCCGATGTCAGCATATCGGATCTGATCGACACCGTGGGGTCGCGCGGATTCGGCCCGCTTCTGATGGTGCTGTCGGCCTTTCTGATCCTGCCCATCGGCATGGTGCCGGGCATCCCCGCCGTCGTGGCCGTCTTCATGATCCTGATCGGCGGGCGGATGATGACCGGCAATGACCGGCTGTGGCTGCCCGAACGGGTCGGGCGTGTGTCCTTCTCGGGCCATATGCTTGCCGTGTCGGTTGCGCGGGCAGAGCCGACCGTCTTGTGGATGCGCCCCTTCGTCGCCCCGCGGTTGGCCTTTCTGATCGACAGCGCGGTGGCGCACCGGATACTGGCCCTGATCCTGATGGCAACCGGCGTGATGGTTCTGGTGGCCGGGTTCATCCCCGGCCTGCCCTTCGCGTTGTCCTTTCACGTGCTGCTGCTGGGGCTTGCGTTGTCCACCCGGGACGGATTTGTCGCGCTGTCGGGCTATGGCATCCTCATCGGCGAGGCACTCGTCATCTGGCGAATCTTTCTGTAG
- a CDS encoding cytochrome c-type biogenesis protein — translation MKRLILALSLGLAAPALAVEPSEILDDPALEARARELSKGLRCLVCRNESIDDSNASLAKELRVLVRERLVAGDTDDEAIGYLVDRYGEYVLLKPAATGSNLVLYVAGPAMLGLGLIAGVFYIRSRRGRDSNEPQALSAEEEARLKEIMGGQG, via the coding sequence CTGAAACGCCTGATCCTTGCCCTTTCCCTTGGCCTTGCCGCGCCGGCGCTTGCGGTGGAGCCGTCCGAAATCCTAGACGATCCGGCGCTGGAGGCGCGCGCACGGGAACTCTCCAAGGGTTTGCGCTGCCTTGTCTGCCGCAATGAAAGCATCGACGATTCCAACGCGTCGCTGGCCAAGGAACTGCGCGTTCTGGTGCGCGAACGCCTGGTCGCCGGGGATACCGATGACGAGGCCATCGGCTATCTGGTGGATCGCTACGGCGAATATGTCCTGCTGAAGCCGGCGGCGACGGGCTCCAACCTCGTGCTTTATGTCGCCGGTCCGGCGATGCTGGGGCTCGGCCTGATCGCGGGGGTGTTCTATATCCGCTCCCGCCGCGGGCGCGACAGCAATGAGCCGCAGGCCCTGAGCGCCGAGGAAGAGGCGCGGCTGAAGGAAATCATGGGCGGGCAGGGCTGA